One part of the Vogesella sp. LIG4 genome encodes these proteins:
- a CDS encoding L-serine ammonia-lyase: protein MAISVFDLFKIGIGPSSSHTVGPMRAARQFIARLEKDGQLSATARVKSEMFGSLGATGKGHGTDTAVLLGLAGELPDLVDTDAVPQMLATIRADKAITLLGQQRIAFNEAEDLLLYKRKALPYHPNGMIFEAFDADGNSLSKRAYYSVGGGFVVDEAAIDAGFVPPGVTELKHPFKTGAELLALCQREGKSISQIMLENELAWRSEDEVRAGLLQIWQVMQSCVQRGCSHEGILPGGMKVKRRAADLYRKLTNAPEAALRDPLTVMDWVNLYALAVNEENAGGGRVVTAPTNGAAGIIPAVLHYYARFVPNASEDGVVRFLLTAGAIGILFKLNASISGAEVGCQGEVGSACSMAAGALAEVLGGTPEQVENAAEIGMEHNLGLTCDPVGGLVQVPCIERNAMAAVKAINAARMALRGDGQHFVSLDRVIKTMRDTGRDMSNKYKETARGGLAINVIEVPVNIVEC, encoded by the coding sequence ATGGCTATCAGTGTTTTCGACCTGTTCAAGATCGGCATCGGCCCGTCCAGCTCCCACACCGTCGGCCCGATGCGTGCCGCGCGCCAGTTCATCGCCCGCCTGGAAAAGGATGGCCAGCTGAGCGCCACCGCGCGCGTGAAATCGGAAATGTTCGGCTCTCTGGGCGCCACCGGCAAAGGCCACGGCACCGATACCGCGGTGCTGCTGGGCCTGGCCGGCGAGCTGCCCGACCTGGTCGACACCGATGCCGTGCCGCAGATGCTGGCCACCATCCGTGCCGACAAGGCCATCACCCTGCTCGGCCAGCAGCGCATTGCCTTCAACGAGGCGGAAGACCTGCTGCTGTACAAGCGCAAGGCCCTGCCCTACCACCCCAACGGCATGATCTTCGAAGCCTTCGACGCCGACGGCAACAGCCTGTCCAAGCGTGCCTATTACTCGGTAGGCGGCGGCTTCGTGGTGGATGAGGCCGCCATCGACGCCGGCTTCGTGCCGCCGGGCGTTACCGAACTGAAGCACCCGTTCAAGACCGGCGCCGAACTGCTGGCCCTGTGCCAGCGCGAAGGCAAGAGCATCAGCCAGATCATGCTGGAAAACGAGCTGGCCTGGCGTAGCGAGGACGAAGTACGCGCCGGCCTGCTGCAGATCTGGCAGGTGATGCAAAGCTGCGTGCAGCGCGGCTGCAGCCACGAAGGCATCCTGCCCGGCGGCATGAAAGTGAAGCGCCGCGCCGCCGACCTGTACCGCAAGCTCACCAACGCCCCGGAAGCCGCGTTGCGCGACCCGCTGACGGTGATGGACTGGGTAAACCTGTACGCACTGGCGGTGAACGAGGAAAACGCCGGTGGCGGCCGCGTGGTCACCGCACCCACCAACGGCGCGGCCGGCATCATCCCAGCGGTGCTGCACTACTACGCCCGCTTCGTGCCCAATGCCAGCGAAGACGGTGTGGTGCGCTTCCTGCTTACCGCCGGCGCCATCGGCATCCTGTTCAAGCTCAACGCCTCCATCTCCGGCGCCGAAGTCGGCTGCCAGGGCGAAGTCGGTTCCGCCTGTTCCATGGCCGCCGGCGCGCTGGCCGAGGTGCTGGGCGGCACGCCTGAACAGGTGGAAAACGCCGCCGAAATCGGCATGGAACACAACCTGGGCCTGACCTGCGACCCGGTGGGCGGCCTGGTACAGGTGCCGTGCATCGAACGCAACGCCATGGCGGCAGTGAAGGCCATCAACGCCGCGCGCATGGCACTGCGCGGCGACGGCCAGCACTTCGTGTCGCTGGACCGGGTGATCAAGACCATGCGCGACACCGGCCGCGACATGAGCAACAAATACAAGGAAACCGCGCGTGGCGGCCTGGCGATCAACGTGATCGAAGTGCCGGTAAACATCGTGGAATGCTGA
- the glyA gene encoding serine hydroxymethyltransferase, whose translation MFTQDMQIAGFDDALWAAMQAEDQRQQDHIELIASENYTSPRVMQAQGSQLTNKYAEGYPGKRYYGGCEHVDVVEQLAIDRAKQLFGADYANVQPHSGSQANAAVYMALLEPHDTVLGMSLAHGGHLTHGAKVNFSGKIYHAVQYGLNPATGEIDYDEVQRMANEYQPKMIVAGFSAYSLIVDWKRMRQIADSIGAYLFVDMAHVAGLVAAGLYPNPIPHAHVVTTTTHKTLRGPRGGLILAAANPELEKKLNSVVFPGIQGGPLMHVIAAKAVAFQEALQPEFVDYQKQVLANARAMVKVFQDRGYSIVSGKTDDHLFLLSLIDKGLTGKAADAALGAAHITVNKNAVPNDPQSPFVTSGIRIGTPAITSRGFKEAEARQVAHWVCDILDDIENPEVGARVKRQVAELCAAYPVYR comes from the coding sequence ATGTTTACCCAGGATATGCAGATTGCCGGCTTTGACGACGCCCTGTGGGCCGCCATGCAGGCCGAAGACCAGCGCCAGCAGGACCACATCGAGCTGATTGCCTCCGAAAACTACACCAGCCCGCGCGTGATGCAGGCCCAGGGCAGCCAGCTCACCAACAAATACGCCGAGGGCTACCCCGGCAAGCGCTACTACGGCGGCTGCGAACACGTGGACGTGGTGGAACAGCTGGCCATTGACCGCGCCAAGCAGCTGTTCGGCGCCGACTACGCCAACGTGCAGCCGCACTCCGGCAGCCAGGCCAACGCCGCCGTCTACATGGCGCTGCTGGAGCCGCACGACACTGTGCTCGGCATGAGCCTGGCCCATGGCGGCCACCTCACCCACGGCGCCAAGGTCAACTTCTCCGGCAAGATCTACCACGCCGTGCAGTACGGCCTGAACCCGGCCACCGGCGAGATCGACTATGACGAAGTGCAGCGCATGGCCAACGAATACCAGCCGAAGATGATCGTGGCCGGTTTCTCCGCCTACTCGCTGATCGTCGACTGGAAGCGCATGCGCCAGATCGCCGACAGCATCGGCGCCTACCTGTTCGTGGACATGGCCCACGTGGCCGGCCTGGTGGCTGCCGGGCTGTACCCGAACCCGATTCCGCACGCCCACGTGGTGACCACCACCACCCACAAGACCCTGCGCGGCCCGCGTGGCGGCCTGATTCTGGCTGCGGCCAACCCGGAACTGGAGAAGAAGCTGAACTCAGTGGTATTCCCCGGCATCCAGGGCGGCCCGCTGATGCACGTCATCGCCGCCAAGGCAGTGGCGTTCCAGGAGGCGCTGCAGCCGGAATTCGTCGATTACCAGAAACAGGTGCTGGCCAACGCCCGCGCCATGGTGAAGGTGTTCCAGGACCGCGGCTACAGCATCGTGTCCGGCAAGACCGACGACCACCTGTTCCTGCTGAGCCTGATCGACAAGGGCCTCACCGGCAAGGCGGCCGATGCCGCGCTGGGCGCCGCTCACATCACCGTGAACAAGAACGCGGTGCCGAACGATCCGCAAAGCCCGTTCGTGACCAGCGGCATCCGCATCGGCACCCCGGCCATCACCAGCCGTGGCTTCAAGGAAGCCGAGGCACGCCAGGTGGCGCACTGGGTCTGCGACATCCTCGACGATATCGAGAACCCGGAAGTGGGTGCACGCGTAAAACGCCAGGTAGCGGAGCTTTGCGCCGCGTATCCGGTCTATCGTTAA